The following are encoded in a window of Roseimaritima ulvae genomic DNA:
- a CDS encoding TolC family protein, translated as MLAATAFHSGCGIAQRIPPGPHDTTTSYHDSVGLEIEYPQVSACTEQTPQAAVTTTMPHAFEDPSQLPTWDLPLEEAIRLAVGNSPVLRTIGGAVVTSPAATTTIYDPALTHADPLFGAEAALSDFDAQYSGQLYWTKTDQPTNVEQGGLGAAFNPPALQETGAVYFNELSKQTAQGASFALRHAVTYNNTNRPFRQYNSDFIGYVEAEWRQPLMQGSGTYYNQIAGPNAGIGQYNGVLIARINEDVSLADFEAAVITLVADVEEAYWSLYESYRLLEASLRGRESALQTFQYQQVRLEAGAGRQDEEAQAQSQFFQFQALVQNSLASPTGLYATEQRLRYLIGLPATDGQLIKPSSDPTNIQVVFDWDSALSQALTRRVEIRRQKWNIKRRELELVAARLNRRPRLDFLGQYRWRGLGDHLIGDSDPDPLDNLYGSITGGDYQEWQAGLELSFPVGLRAASTAVAHARLNVARERSLLNETELRVSHDLSDAARELERAHTLLQTNYHRWQADLRRLEVLRRRYRDGTDNIAFFLQAQREVVTSESDFYGAITDYNLALRDLHRQKGTLLAYNHVALNEGPWAAGAMNDAYQRGRFFKPRRNPGAVETTPPVSAGPFDPSQPAPQMAAFNANPEMILEQQQPVVTADPSAVPQVARQPELAPTGPVQIAPQPTLSPSALAPPAETPSAALPQLDEDEDSASLKRLLQRYRS; from the coding sequence ATGTTGGCTGCGACCGCCTTCCACAGCGGTTGCGGAATTGCGCAGCGGATCCCGCCGGGGCCTCATGATACGACGACATCCTATCACGACTCGGTGGGTCTGGAGATCGAGTACCCGCAGGTATCGGCGTGTACGGAACAGACACCTCAAGCGGCGGTAACCACCACGATGCCGCACGCCTTTGAGGACCCATCTCAATTGCCGACTTGGGATCTGCCATTGGAAGAGGCGATTCGCTTGGCGGTGGGCAACAGTCCCGTGCTGCGGACGATCGGCGGAGCCGTGGTCACGTCGCCGGCGGCCACGACCACGATTTACGACCCGGCTTTGACTCACGCCGACCCGTTGTTTGGTGCCGAAGCGGCTTTGTCGGACTTCGATGCCCAGTACAGCGGTCAGTTGTACTGGACCAAAACCGACCAACCGACCAACGTCGAACAGGGTGGCTTAGGGGCTGCGTTTAACCCGCCGGCATTGCAAGAGACGGGAGCTGTCTACTTTAACGAGCTGTCCAAGCAGACGGCCCAGGGTGCCAGTTTTGCTTTGCGACACGCCGTCACCTACAACAACACCAACCGCCCCTTCCGGCAATATAACAGCGACTTCATCGGCTATGTCGAAGCCGAATGGCGTCAGCCCTTGATGCAGGGTTCGGGCACCTATTACAACCAGATCGCCGGCCCCAACGCGGGCATCGGGCAATACAACGGGGTGTTGATCGCGAGGATCAACGAAGACGTATCCTTGGCGGATTTTGAAGCCGCCGTGATCACGCTGGTGGCGGACGTGGAGGAGGCGTACTGGAGTCTGTACGAATCGTATCGTCTGCTGGAAGCCTCGCTGCGAGGTCGCGAGTCGGCATTGCAAACGTTCCAATATCAACAGGTGCGTTTGGAAGCCGGAGCAGGTCGACAGGACGAAGAAGCTCAAGCTCAATCGCAGTTCTTCCAGTTCCAAGCTTTGGTGCAAAACTCATTGGCTAGCCCCACGGGACTGTATGCCACCGAGCAACGCTTGCGTTACCTGATCGGTTTGCCAGCCACCGACGGACAATTGATCAAACCGTCCTCGGACCCCACCAACATTCAAGTCGTATTCGATTGGGACAGCGCACTGAGCCAAGCCCTGACTCGACGGGTGGAGATCCGCCGTCAGAAATGGAATATCAAACGTCGTGAGTTGGAACTGGTCGCCGCTCGCTTGAATCGCCGGCCGCGACTGGACTTTTTGGGACAATATCGCTGGCGTGGCCTGGGCGACCATTTGATCGGCGACAGCGACCCGGACCCCTTGGACAACCTGTATGGCTCGATCACCGGCGGCGACTACCAAGAATGGCAAGCCGGTTTGGAATTAAGTTTCCCGGTGGGTCTGCGGGCGGCCAGCACGGCCGTGGCGCATGCCAGACTAAACGTTGCCCGCGAACGCAGCTTGTTGAACGAAACGGAATTGCGGGTCAGCCACGACCTGTCCGACGCGGCTCGCGAACTGGAACGTGCTCACACCTTGTTGCAAACCAACTACCATCGTTGGCAGGCTGACCTGCGGCGACTGGAAGTCCTCCGCCGCCGTTATCGCGACGGTACGGACAACATCGCCTTCTTCTTGCAGGCCCAGCGAGAAGTGGTGACCAGCGAATCGGATTTCTATGGAGCGATCACCGACTACAACCTGGCACTCCGCGATTTGCATCGCCAAAAAGGCACGCTGTTGGCTTACAACCACGTGGCATTGAACGAAGGCCCTTGGGCGGCCGGCGCGATGAACGACGCCTACCAACGCGGGCGGTTCTTCAAACCTCGTCGCAACCCCGGTGCGGTCGAGACCACGCCGCCGGTCAGTGCCGGGCCTTTTGATCCCTCGCAACCCGCGCCGCAAATGGCCGCCTTCAACGCCAACCCCGAGATGATTCTGGAGCAGCAACAACCGGTCGTCACCGCCGATCCATCGGCCGTGCCGCAAGTCGCTCGGCAACCCGAGTTGGCTCCCACCGGTCCGGTGCAGATCGCGCCCCAGCCCACGCTCTCGCCTTCCGCTCTCGCACCGCCCGCTGAAACGCCCTCGGCGGCTCTTCCTCAACTGGATGAGGACGAGGACTCGGCATCGCTGAAGCGGCTGCTGCAACGCTACCGGTCATAA